One window of Vespa velutina chromosome 2, iVesVel2.1, whole genome shotgun sequence genomic DNA carries:
- the LOC124957757 gene encoding E3 ubiquitin-protein ligase PDZRN3-like, translated as MDFVILKVNGQDVSNSSHEDAVRCFQSAQEPIIVEVLRRQPSSHQQQIVHTPSREHERSSHGKNDGTTNEKETSEDEFGKENSCPLVSTAVQTDWAGLVEEEELLSVPLGTEEHTNDSFEDFLAHDIDFEEVTLRKSGSAEKLGLTVCYSSGSGSEDADTEVYISEIVPESLAARDGRLREGDQILRVNGKDVANKEQTENLFAETKNAVTILVSRCLYQDDEYDDRRIYQQGSPPLSPENLPAYQNSMIEQLIRQQQHQQQQTEEHTKETEGNFSTLKAPPPIPSHMQQQQQQQQPQSPQQQQQQQQQQHQHQLPTPQQQQTPSIFSTTSSSTCSSQNSQKSGKNATSPAHHTEDRKQWMQDALKDCSKKIENLSLRGQQMVPSQTTIKLVEAYSSHVWSETEHIYETIPESDSEPIYSSPYEHQHWTTQQLQMNHGSNSQQVQNHGNQTKLWHSSSKSNSSGEEKDSSSAYNTGESCHSNPLTLELHQGERDHHKSTLVLCPPKSTSSQHLQQQQQQQQQQQQQQQQQQQQQQQQQQQKMGCNCPMPIMSMTSGKQGGRSQTTRKSSSHHKDRTDSSGSTLPADTMYTNVANLQQTMLLQQQLFKQALNRKNLTAKETSGARKSKSHGNFQAPNLTQYQFVGSQQVCSSAAWMPPEEKCEVQMEWKVKRRADGTRYIARRPVRNRLLRNRALKISEERAGHTTEDETMSEMKVGRYWTKEERKRQLERARERKQRQQELMLQQQQQQQQLQLQHNNDLLICEYNEDKITKKPLNIVELSHKKMARKKTTLDDFTTVQEMLVHGNRVGASGPGTGGKLMGLLSVTTV; from the exons GTGAACGGACAAGATGTTTCTAACTCGAGTCACGAAGATGCTGTACGTTGCTTTCAATCGGCACAAGAACCGATCATCGTTGAGGTCCTTCGAAGGCAGCCCTCATCTCATCAGCAACAGATCGTTCACACGCCATCGAGGGAACACGAGAGATCGAGTCACGGAAAGAACGATGGAACGACGAATGAGAAGGAAACGAGCGAGGACGAAttcggaaaagaaaattcttgtCCTTTGGTATCGACTGCTGTTCAAACTGATTGGGCTGGTTTggtagaggaagaagaattattatcgGTACCGCTTGGTACCGAAGAACACACCAACGACAGTTTCGAGGATTTTCTTGCACATGACATAGACTTCGAg GAAGTAACGTTACGTAAAAGCGGAAGTGCAGAAAAGCTCGGTCTCACAGTCTGCTATAGTTCTGGTTCCGGTAGCGAGGACGCCGACACCGAGGTTTATATTTCAGAAATAGTTCCTGAAAGTTTAGCAGCCCGTGACGGCCGGTTACGGGAAGGTGACCAAATCTTGCGA GTGAATGGAAAAGATGTAGCTAACAAGGAACAAACGGAAAATTTATTCGCCGAGACGAAGAACGCTGTGACTATACTAGTCAGTCGATGTCTTTACCAG GATGATGAATACGACGATAGGCGTATTTATCAacag GGCTCACCGCCATTGTCACCGGAAAATTTGCCAGCCTATCAGAACAGCATGATCGAACAATTAatacgacaacaacaacatcagcAACAACAAACGGAAGAACATACCAAAGAAACGGAAGGGAATTTTTCAACGTTGAAAGCTCCACCTCCTATTCCATCTCATatgcaacagcagcaacagcaacaacaaccacAGTCAccgcagcaacaacagcaacaacaacaacaacaacatcaacatcaATTACCGACtccacaacaacaacaaactccttcaatattttcaacgacCTCATCTTCCACGTGTTCTTCGCAAAACTCACAAAAATCAGGTAAGAATGCAACGTCTCCGGCTCACCACACGGAAGATAGAAAGCAATGGATGCAGGACGCGTTAAAGGATTGttcaaagaaaatcgaaaaccTGTCATTGCGAGGTCAGCAAATGGTACCTTCTCAAACGACAATAAAACTCGTAGAAGCGTATTCAAGTCACGTATGGAGCGAAACCGAACATATTTATGAAACGATACCCGAATCTGATAGCGAACCTATCTATTCCTCGCCTTACGAACATCAACATTGGACGACGCAGCAGTTACAGATGAATCATGGATCAAACTCTCAGCAGGTACAAAATCATGGGAATCAAACAAAGCTCTGGCATTCCTCCTCGAAAAGTAATAGTTCTGGCGAGGAAAAAGATAGTTCGAGTGCTTATAATACAGGAGAATCTTGTCACAGTAATCCATTAACATTGGAACTTCATCAGGGTGAAAGAGATCATCATAAGAGCACTCTCGTTCTTTGCCCACCGAAAAGTACGAGTAGTCAACATttacaacaacagcaacagcagcaacaacaacaacaacagcagcagcagcaacagcagcaacaacaacaacaacaacagcaacagaaAATGGGCTGTAATTGTCCTATGCCGATTATGTCGATGACGTCTGGTAAACAAGGTGGTAGGAGTCAAACTACGAGAAAGAGTTCGTCTCATCATAAGGATCGAACGGATTCCAGTGGGAGTACATTACCTGCTGATACTATGTATACGAATGTAGCTAATCTCCAACAAACTATGCTCTTGCAACAACAACTTTTCAAACAAGctttaaatagaaagaatctCACAGCGAAGGAAACAAGTGGTGCTAGAAAGTCCAAGTCTCATGGTAACTTTCAAGCACCGAATCTCACGCAATATCAGTTCGTCGGTAGCCAACAAGTTTGTTCCTCAGCCGCTTGGATGCCACCGGAAGAAAAGTGCGAGGTACAGATGGAGTGGAAAGTTAAACGAAGAGCCGATGGTACCAGGTACATCGCTAGACGACCCGTTAGAAATCGGCTACTCAGGAATAGGGCTCTTAAAATATCGGAGGAACGTGCTGGACATACAACGGAGGATGAAACCATGTCCGAGATGAAG GTTGGCAGATATTGGACGAAAGAGGAACGCAAAAGGCAATTAGAAAGAGCGCGAGAACGTAAGCAACGACAGCAAGAACTGATGctgcaacaacaacaacaacagcagcaattGCAGTTGCAACACAATAACGATCTTTTAATATGCGAATATAACGAGGATAAGATAACTAAGAAACCATTGAACATCGTCGAATTGAGTCACAAAAAGATGGCACGCAAAAAGACTACTTTAGACGACTTTACTACGGTACAGGAGATGTTGGTTCATGGAAACAGAGTCGGTGCAAGTGGGCCCGGTACTGGTGGCAAATTAATGGGATTATTATCGGTTACCACGGTGTaa